Below is a genomic region from Rosa chinensis cultivar Old Blush chromosome 5, RchiOBHm-V2, whole genome shotgun sequence.
aaaaaagaaaagaaaaatgtctgTTTATGTTGTGGGTTTGAAATTTGGATTTATGAACAACTTTCTACGCTATAGAAAATTTGGTTAACTTTTACATTCATATAATCATATATGCCTATCAATGAGTAGTGTATGCAGAAGCATTTGGATTGCTGAGACAGAATGAGATTTTTATTGGTTTTGACATTCTTGTAACACAGAATTCTTCAAGGACAAGATTTACCTGGTGTACTTCCACCATCTATTGCGAGGTTACCCTACCTGACAACTCTGTAAGGGAGACTTTTTCAGTTGTGTATTTTGAAATTCACAGAGTTACCATACGAAAAATTTCAGATATTCCTCAAAAATGCTAAATCAGTGACTTACATCTTCACTCTTGTACTTATAGTGATTTGAATAGGAACTACCTCACTGGTGAGATACCGCGTCAATGGGCTTCTACAAAGCTGGAACATCTGTAAAggacttcatcatcttcatgctTATTGTCTAATCCTAGCGTTGAGATCTTTATAGCCAATGCGTCAAACTTAACATATGAGCTGCACTGCAGGTCTGTTTCGGTGAACAATTTACCGGCCGGATCAATCCCTAGCTACTTGGGAAATATTACCACTCTACAGTATCTGTAATTCTTTCATTATATctctatttatcattttcaaCTTAATATATGTTTCATATTTTATCCTGCTGTGATGAGTCGTCATGAAAGCGGAACATATTTTCAGGAGCCTAGAGACTAACCGGTTTTCTGGAACTGTTCCTTCTGAGCTTGGTAATTTGGTTAACTTAACGACTCTGTAAGCTCCTCCTTTTCTTTCACCGGCCATCAATGTGCTTTAATTCATTCATTACTTTTGGATATTACATACATGAACAAGCAAGGACCAGTGGTTAAGTTGGCAGTTAATTGAATCTGCAGCGTTCTTAGTGCAAACAATCTCACCGGAGAGTTGCCTATGGCTTTGACTAATCTGACTAAATTGATTGAACTGTAAGTGCTAGATAGAATAATTTTCCTTTTAGGATCTATATTTAGTTTTATATTATTCATCGTTTTCCTTTATGCAGAAGGATAAGCAGTAACAGCTTTACTGGAACAATAGCTCCCGAGTTTTTTCAAAGTTGGAATCACCTACAGAAATTGTAAGTACATTTTTCGGTTAACATAGGTATAGAACCTTCCAGGTGTAATATCTCTATCATCCATTTTGAGTTCTGTTTCTGACAGAGAGATCCAAGCTAGTGGTTTAGAAGGGCCCATTCCATCTAGCATTTCTATGTTGAAAAAATTAACAGAGCTGTGAGTTCTGCATTCGATGCTATGCTTTATTACTCTAAAGTCTTACTCTTCCTATAACAAAATAATACAATTTCAGATCACAGGgacatgttttttttctttctttcttttttttaatttcattatgCAACTTATTGCAGAAGGATCAGTGACTTAAATGGAAAGGGGTCAGAATTTCCACTCTTGAATGAAACTACGAACTTGACAAGATTGTAAGTCTTGAtaatgatgaaaaaaaaaaattctttgcaATTTTTGACTATTCTACATCTATTGCTGTCCTAATATGGGGTTATTTTGTAGAATGCTGAGGAGCTGTAATTTATCTGGACGTATTCCTGATTACATATCTGCAGTGAAGTCATTGAAGATGTTGTAATGTTATGATTCTTTactcttcattttgttttcaGCACACAATTAATCGATATTCTTGTGTTGAAACCACATTGAATTAGTGTCTGTTAAATAGGCAATTACAATTATAGGGTTGACATTAGACAATCCTAAACAGTAGTCATTTAACAATTGGGGTGTGGGGCAGTAGGCCCTTAACAGATGCAAATTAGGTGGTTTAATTAACAGCTTGATCACAAGTTGATTTACCATAGTTCATTTTGATCTGTCAAGATTATGAGTATTAAAGTTTTGTTATTCTAACACATAAAGTCTTAGAATCCCAGTTAATTCTTGCAGGGATCTCAGCTTCAACAGATTGGTTGGAAGAATTCCTGAATTTAAAAGCGTACAGTACTTGTAAGCATTCTAATTCGTGAAGTTTTATATCATACATTGTGAACGCAAATTAATGTACACAAGCATGAACTTACATAGATTACTAGATATGTTGTACAGACATATGAGATCACATCTATAATGCATTCTAGAAGCATGGATAGATTTAAATGTAGACAAGCATGACTTCTCAGTTGCTTTCTTGTATAATCTCTTCCTTGATCTGTGTAAAACCGGTTGGTTGAAGTAGAACAGTAATGATTTACTAAAATAGAATGTGATTACATGCATGATAAATGATTGCTTTCTCAATAGGTATTTGACAAACAACTTGCTCACTGGGCCTATTCCAGACTGGATCAATAGCAGAGATTGGCGCTAGTACTTTTTCCATCCTATATCAGATTTCCTTgtgttttaaatttgttttcaaGCCTGCAAAGGTTTGATTTTCCAGAAGAGTTTTATGGCTTACGCTATATCATTCTATCTTTGTGCAgctttatagatatttcttacAATAATTTTTCTGAGATCTCTGCACAGCTACAGTCTTGTACAGGAACCCTGTAAGAGATTTCTCTTTCGAGTCACCAGAATTAAACGTTTGCTGTCTTCATTCAACTTTATTTTGCTTTCTTGAAACTAACCAATTTGGCATGCATTAGGAACTCCTTTAAAAGTTTTACTGCACGAGACAACTTGTAAGCTTCAAACTAATTTAGTCTTTAATAATGAAGCAATTTCTTATTCAAAGGTTTTTCACACAACCTAACTGATTTATATGAACAAAATTTGTGTGGCAATATTCCAGATTATCAGAAGAGTGTCTGAAGAAATATCCTTGTGGCAAAGGTAACTATATATCTGTTAGATTCTCTTTATAAAAGATTAAGAATTCAGGCCAACATAGAAAATGGACTATaagacaatattttgatttgATATATCTAAGTGTTGTTTCTGTGCTGCTACTGAGCAGATCACTACTCATTGCATATAAATTGTGGTGGAGAAGCAACCACTATTAGAGGAACCAAATTTGAAGAGGATGCAGACCTAGGAGGTCCAGCAAAATTCTTCTCTGTGAATATCTGGGGGTTCAGTAGCACTGGACAGTTCTGGGATAAGAACCCTACACCTCAAGATTACATAGCAAAGAATGCATCTTTACTCACAATGGAGAACTCTGAGTTGTACACAAATGCAcgcctctctcctctctctcttacATACTATGCACGCTGCCTTGGGAACGGAATCTATAATGTGAAGCTTCACTTTGTAGAGATAATAATCAGAGGCAATGCATCTTTTTACAGTCTTGGGAGACGGGTATTTGATGTTTATATTCAGGTAGAACTCAGACTGTTTGTATATGCACTCTGCATTACACAGAAAAAATCTAAGCCATGACATTTTGTATTACAGGAGCAACTGGTGCTCAAGGAGTTTGACATTGCAAAGGAAGCACAAGGGACTGATAAGGAGGTCATTAAGAAATTCAAAGCAGTTGTTAAGAATAAAACACTAGAGATCCGATTTCATTGGTCAGGGAAAGGGACAACAGGTTCCCCACATAAAGGAACATATGGTCCCCTTATATCAGCTATCTCAATAAATTCTGGTAGGCATGTTCTGAATTGCAAACTTTCAAGCCAAGTTATCATAAGAAGTCTGTACATTCTATGCTGacgattcttttttttttttcctttctagacTTCAGGCCTCCTCTTGGTAGAGAAACAAAGGCACTTATTGTGGTTGGAGCTTCAGTTTTGTGCCTTGCTTTATTGATTTTAGGCATTCTTTGGTGGCAAGGCTGTCTGAACAGCAAGACATTAAGGGAAAGAGGTTACTAggaaattagtacattagtctTATTCTTTCAATTTCATGTGACTACACATTCAGATACTAATTTTGAATGAATCTTGATCAATACTAACCTTGTTCTATGTGGACAGCTCTGAGAGGACTCGACCTGCAAACTGGCTTTTTCACCTTCAAGCAAATCAAAGCTGCCACTAACAACTTTGATCCAACAAACAAAATTGGAGAAGGTGGTTTTGGGCCTGTCTACAAGGTATCATATGAGTGTATCCAGCTACCTTTTTCCTTGTACTTTTTCATGAATGTCTGCAGTTTACTTTATATGGCCTAATTTTATCAGGATTGAAAACTAATTTACTATGTTTAATGCAGGGTATATTAAGTGATGGTACTATAATTGCAGTTAAGCAACTATCTTCAAAATCAAAGCAGGGAAATCGTGAATTTGTGAACGAAATAGGCATGATTTCTTGTTTGCAGCACCCAAATCTGGTTAGATTGTATGGTTGTTGTATTGAAGCAAACCAATTACTGTTGGTATATGAGTACATGGAAAACAATAGCCTTGCACGCGCTTTGTTCGGTAAGCTTATCAAGTCTAGGAACAAATCCTGAAATCATGTCTTCAGAGGTTCTAAATTGTCCTGACTATTAGGTATGTATACTTGTTAATTTCAGGTCCAGAGGATGGTCCCCTAAAATTGAACTGGCGTACAAGGCAGAAAATATGCCTAGGCATAGCAAAAGGTCTGGCTTATTTGCATGAGGAATCGGCAGTGAAGGTTGTACATAGAGACATCAAAACTACGAATGTGTTATTGGACCAAGACCTCAATGCAAAGATATCGGACTTCGGTTTGGCCAAGCTtgatgaagaagagaaaagtcACATAAGCACCAGGATTGCTGGAACTATGTAAGCTTCtatcatatatatttcattatCTTCATTTATGAGTCTAATATTGTTTACACCTATTTCCGCCCAGCTTTTTGGTCTCCAAAATCTTATTATGACACAAACAgtttcctctctttctctctagtGAAATGAAGTTGTCAGTAATAGTAAGTTAGTAGCTCATATTGACTGCATAACTGCATGCTGAAATGTCAACATAATATGTGATTCACATGTAATGTCTTACTTATACTGCTAAAATTTGTctgtttttgaaaaaaattcGTCGTGTTAGAATGAGTAATCCTTCGGTGGAAACAACATTTGTTGTGCAGAGGATACATGGCGCCAGAATATGCCCTGTGGGGTTGTTTGACCTATAAAGCAGATGTCTACAGTTTTGGAGTTGTTGCATTAGAAACTGTTGCAGGAAAGAACAACATGAAATATCGACCCAATGAAAATATTCAATGTCTTATGGATTGGGTACGATAAATCTGCATTCAAAAATTCTTTCAGTACATATGTAACTAGTTTGTGACCATCCCACTCAGTTCTGTGTTTACTGTGCTTATTTTTAGGCCCTTGTTTTGCAACAAAAAGGGAACTTACTGGAGCTGGTGGATCCGAGGTTGGGGTCCGATTTCAGTAAGAAAGAGGCGATTAGAACAATCAAAGTAGCTCTATTATGCGCCAATCCAACAGCTGCACTTAGGCCTATCATGTCTGAAGTAGTGAGTATGCTTGAAGGGCGGACCCCCGTGGATGCAGTGGTTCTGGATCCAAGCATCCATGGTGATGAAATGACGAGGTTAAGAGCCTTTGAAGACCAGTTTGATCACATTACTGCACAAGGGAGCTCCCCAAGTGGAAGTCATAGCCTCATGCGTTCATTAGATGGACCATGGACCGGTTCTTCAGTTACTACTACGTCTTCAGATCTCTATAAATGTAGTCTTTAGTTCATAGTAATGCGAAATTAGTGTCActagtgttgaaggaaaatcaacttAGTGTGcgttatcaaactaggagtagtaataggagagaatgttctacaATTCCTAATCCTAGAcggattagtattccttgtaacattagaatatgtactttgtaatccctatatataaggctcctattctcaataataatacacaattctctctcgaatctattttacttaaacacgttatcagcacgactctaaccacaatagCAAAAAACCAATAACCCAGAAATCCTTTTTCACCACCACAGCCCCTAGCCCCTTGCTAGCCCGCCTGCTCCTGCAGCTCTCTCAGCCAGCATACCTCCTGGACTGCGCGCCTGCCAGCCAGCGCGCTCCCTAGCCCAGCCCGCTGCCCTGTAGCCCCCCACCCGTGCCCTTGCTCcgcgctgcccctgcagcgttCCTGCAACTTTGCCGCAAgtctactgcccctgcagcccgcTTCCAGCCATCTGCCACGATTAGGATTGCAAACTGGTTGCAATCCTAACTTAGGATTGAACTGCTACTGTAATCCTAACTCCGGATTGTAGCCCCGTCGGCCAGCAACGCAACCTACCGGCCACACTCTCGGCCCCATCCCATTTGTGCACTAGCCTAGCACCGCCGAGCCATTAGCCATGACCAGGATTGTAAACAAGTTACAATCCCAAGTTAGGATCGAACATCCACTTCAATCCAGCTTAGGATTAAAGCAGCATATGCAATCCCGACCCAGAATCAATAGCACACCTGCAATCCTACaagcctgcatcaacacgcgcgtgtattgagaatttcaaattttgaatcatGAGTAAGTTTTCACTAGTAAGTTGTTCccatttttgaaatttaaatttatttttatttttccggggacttacaaaatcctttcttctacatcccacctttctgtaacgtgggttcgatttgctaaaagaggaatcgtggggattcacgctatatacaaactaagagcgttcgtgatctTCGGACTAAGAACGTCCGTGAGCATCGATttttacgaactaagagcgttcgtaggctacggactaagagcgttgattacacgcatttttatgcgcgTAATTGCATtctaaatactagaattaagttAATCCTTAAgttaattataatgtaattaatccatttttatttattttgtaggaaataagtaGAGTCACAGATATCGGAAGAAAGTAGCGCGAAATCAGAGCAAACAATTAAGagataaagaaaagaagaatttctgttaattaattattctttgcattaattaatcattgaataatgattaattaatagaAACTTAATCATCAGAGCATCATCCCATCACGTGGAGAAGCAtgcaacaattaaacaattatttGTTTAATCAAGTTGAGCCACTCAGAAGATGACAAGTGGCAGCAATACAATTATACATTGTGGGTTAATTATGCGAGGATGGGCTGCAgcgtttctttcttttctttttccccaCGCACCCCAGTTCGGTAGCACGTGCCCATTTCTTGGTAAACTGCAGACCTCATCCTATCTTCTCTTTCCTTGGATTCGTGAAGaacacctatatatatatatatatatatatatattgattcgACCCTCTCCGAAGAACCCTAGACCAACAGTTGCCGCACATACCAAACAGAGacagcccctttgggctgctctctctctctcctccttttcctccatttttcctcttttctttagttttattttagagatttgaaggatttactcacccaaagcttcaaggatctatcaaattgctcaacctctacaagattcaatatttgagtattttgtgggagttgtaattcaagactagtcatactagctttttagctatttatgatttttcttgttttctcctacacttctctactcttttctat
It encodes:
- the LOC112167597 gene encoding probable leucine-rich repeat receptor-like serine/threonine-protein kinase At3g14840 isoform X3 codes for the protein MHDKKKMKHDIIMLMILVLCLICITSLEVEAKCSPLPPTEVEALKEIGKELGKRDWNFEEDPCSNKSSWASPFDTKSEDWPSSMNNVTCSCSFPDETYHVISIILQGQDLPGVLPPSIARLPYLTTLDLNRNYLTGEIPRQWASTKLEHLSVSVNNLPAGSIPSYLGNITTLQYLSLETNRFSGTVPSELGNLVNLTTLVLSANNLTGELPMALTNLTKLIELRISSNSFTGTIAPEFFQSWNHLQKLRISDLNGKGSEFPLLNETTNLTRLMLRSCNLSGRIPDYISAVKSLKMLDLSFNRLVGRIPEFKSVQYLYLTNNLLTGPIPDWINSRDWRYFIDISYNNFSEISAQLQSCTGTLNSFKSFTARDNLLSEECLKKYPCGKDHYSLHINCGGEATTIRGTKFEEDADLGGPAKFFSVNIWGFSSTGQFWDKNPTPQDYIAKNASLLTMENSELYTNARLSPLSLTYYARCLGNGIYNVKLHFVEIIIRGNASFYSLGRRVFDVYIQEQLVLKEFDIAKEAQGTDKEVIKKFKAVVKNKTLEIRFHWSGKGTTGSPHKGTYGPLISAISINSDFRPPLGRETKALIVVGASVLCLALLILGILWWQGCLNSKTLRERALRGLDLQTGFFTFKQIKAATNNFDPTNKIGEGGFGPVYKGILSDGTIIAVKQLSSKSKQGNREFVNEIGMISCLQHPNLVRLYGCCIEANQLLLVYEYMENNSLARALFGPEDGPLKLNWRTRQKICLGIAKGLAYLHEESAVKVVHRDIKTTNVLLDQDLNAKISDFGLAKLDEEEKSHISTRIAGTIGYMAPEYALWGCLTYKADVYSFGVVALETVAGKNNMKYRPNENIQCLMDWALVLQQKGNLLELVDPRLGSDFSKKEAIRTIKVALLCANPTAALRPIMSEVVSMLEGRTPVDAVVLDPSIHGDEMTRLRAFEDQFDHITAQGSSPSGSHSLMRSLDGPWTGSSVTTTSSDLYKCSL
- the LOC112167597 gene encoding probable leucine-rich repeat receptor-like serine/threonine-protein kinase At3g14840 isoform X1, coding for MHDKKKMKHDIIMLMILVLCLICITSLEVEAKCSPLPPTEVEALKEIGKELGKRDWNFEEDPCSNKSSWASPFDTKSEDWPSSMNNVTCSCSFPDETYHVISIILQGQDLPGVLPPSIARLPYLTTLDLNRNYLTGEIPRQWASTKLEHLSVSVNNLPAGSIPSYLGNITTLQYLSLETNRFSGTVPSELGNLVNLTTLVLSANNLTGELPMALTNLTKLIELRISSNSFTGTIAPEFFQSWNHLQKLEIQASGLEGPIPSSISMLKKLTELRISDLNGKGSEFPLLNETTNLTRLMLRSCNLSGRIPDYISAVKSLKMLDLSFNRLVGRIPEFKSVQYLYLTNNLLTGPIPDWINSRDWRYFIDISYNNFSEISAQLQSCTGTLNSFKSFTARDNLLSEECLKKYPCGKDHYSLHINCGGEATTIRGTKFEEDADLGGPAKFFSVNIWGFSSTGQFWDKNPTPQDYIAKNASLLTMENSELYTNARLSPLSLTYYARCLGNGIYNVKLHFVEIIIRGNASFYSLGRRVFDVYIQEQLVLKEFDIAKEAQGTDKEVIKKFKAVVKNKTLEIRFHWSGKGTTGSPHKGTYGPLISAISINSDFRPPLGRETKALIVVGASVLCLALLILGILWWQGCLNSKTLRERALRGLDLQTGFFTFKQIKAATNNFDPTNKIGEGGFGPVYKGILSDGTIIAVKQLSSKSKQGNREFVNEIGMISCLQHPNLVRLYGCCIEANQLLLVYEYMENNSLARALFGPEDGPLKLNWRTRQKICLGIAKGLAYLHEESAVKVVHRDIKTTNVLLDQDLNAKISDFGLAKLDEEEKSHISTRIAGTIGYMAPEYALWGCLTYKADVYSFGVVALETVAGKNNMKYRPNENIQCLMDWALVLQQKGNLLELVDPRLGSDFSKKEAIRTIKVALLCANPTAALRPIMSEVVSMLEGRTPVDAVVLDPSIHGDEMTRLRAFEDQFDHITAQGSSPSGSHSLMRSLDGPWTGSSVTTTSSDLYKCSL
- the LOC112167597 gene encoding probable leucine-rich repeat receptor-like serine/threonine-protein kinase At3g14840 isoform X2, which gives rise to MHDKKKMKHDIIMLMILVLCLICITSLEVEAKCSPLPPTEVEALKEIGKELGKRDWNFEEDPCSNKSSWASPFDTKSEDWPSSMNNVTCSCSFPDETYHVISIILQGQDLPGVLPPSIARLPYLTTLDLNRNYLTGEIPRQWASTKLEHLSVSVNNLPAGSIPSYLGNITTLQYLSLETNRFSGTVPSELGNLVNLTTLVLSANNLTGELPMALTNLTKLIELRISSNSFTGTIAPEFFQSWNHLQKLEIQASGLEGPIPSSISMLKKLTELRISDLNGKGSEFPLLNETTNLTRLMLRSCNLSGRIPDYISAVKSLKMDLSFNRLVGRIPEFKSVQYLYLTNNLLTGPIPDWINSRDWRYFIDISYNNFSEISAQLQSCTGTLNSFKSFTARDNLLSEECLKKYPCGKDHYSLHINCGGEATTIRGTKFEEDADLGGPAKFFSVNIWGFSSTGQFWDKNPTPQDYIAKNASLLTMENSELYTNARLSPLSLTYYARCLGNGIYNVKLHFVEIIIRGNASFYSLGRRVFDVYIQEQLVLKEFDIAKEAQGTDKEVIKKFKAVVKNKTLEIRFHWSGKGTTGSPHKGTYGPLISAISINSDFRPPLGRETKALIVVGASVLCLALLILGILWWQGCLNSKTLRERALRGLDLQTGFFTFKQIKAATNNFDPTNKIGEGGFGPVYKGILSDGTIIAVKQLSSKSKQGNREFVNEIGMISCLQHPNLVRLYGCCIEANQLLLVYEYMENNSLARALFGPEDGPLKLNWRTRQKICLGIAKGLAYLHEESAVKVVHRDIKTTNVLLDQDLNAKISDFGLAKLDEEEKSHISTRIAGTIGYMAPEYALWGCLTYKADVYSFGVVALETVAGKNNMKYRPNENIQCLMDWALVLQQKGNLLELVDPRLGSDFSKKEAIRTIKVALLCANPTAALRPIMSEVVSMLEGRTPVDAVVLDPSIHGDEMTRLRAFEDQFDHITAQGSSPSGSHSLMRSLDGPWTGSSVTTTSSDLYKCSL